The following are encoded in a window of Sphaerisporangium siamense genomic DNA:
- a CDS encoding aminoglycoside phosphotransferase family protein, with protein MADASTAETRPVITDALVRRLVGAQYPRWAGLPLEPLGPAGSDHVIYRLGDELSVRLPRHAGAIRQAEKEAEWLPRLAPHLPLAIPVPVAVGEPAFGYPWPWAVSRWLEGEAATVEALADSTRAAVELAEFLTALQRFAPEDVPAAGTRAELTARPLADRDHATRAAIAAAGGVFDTAAMTALWDAALSARPWDRPPVWFHGDFHTGNLLTVDGRLSAVIDFGELGVGDPACDMTIAFTLMSAGSRAAFRDALGVDEATWTRGRGWALATGLNAYTAYAAVDPRVAAQTTRQITEALIG; from the coding sequence GTACCGCGGAAACCCGTCCCGTCATCACCGACGCGCTGGTCAGGCGCCTGGTCGGCGCGCAGTACCCGCGCTGGGCCGGCCTGCCTCTCGAACCGCTCGGCCCCGCCGGCTCCGACCATGTGATCTACCGGCTCGGCGACGAGCTGTCGGTCCGTCTGCCCCGCCACGCCGGCGCCATCAGGCAGGCCGAGAAGGAGGCCGAATGGCTGCCCCGGCTGGCCCCGCACCTGCCCCTGGCCATCCCGGTGCCGGTGGCGGTCGGCGAGCCCGCCTTCGGCTACCCCTGGCCGTGGGCGGTGTCCCGATGGCTGGAAGGCGAGGCGGCGACCGTCGAGGCGCTGGCCGATTCGACCCGGGCCGCCGTCGAGCTGGCGGAGTTCCTGACCGCCCTCCAGCGGTTCGCGCCCGAGGACGTCCCGGCCGCGGGTACGCGCGCCGAACTCACGGCCCGGCCGCTGGCCGACCGGGACCACGCGACCCGAGCCGCCATCGCGGCGGCCGGCGGCGTGTTCGACACCGCCGCCATGACCGCCTTGTGGGATGCCGCCCTCAGTGCCCGCCCATGGGATCGCCCGCCGGTCTGGTTCCACGGCGACTTCCACACCGGCAACCTGCTGACCGTCGATGGCCGTCTCAGCGCGGTCATCGACTTCGGCGAGCTCGGCGTCGGTGATCCGGCGTGCGACATGACCATCGCCTTCACCCTGATGTCGGCCGGGAGCCGCGCCGCCTTCCGCGACGCGCTCGGCGTGGACGAGGCCACCTGGACCCGGGGCCGCGGCTGGGCGCTGGCCACCGGCCTGAACGCCTACACCGCCTACGCCGCCGTCGACCCGCGGGTCGCCGCGCAGACCACCCGCCAGATCACCGAGGCCCTGATCGGCTGA
- a CDS encoding ABC transporter ATP-binding protein: MNRENGRDGGSGAAVEIAGMTVKVVGRTLLAEVDWQVEYGEHWVILGPNGAGKTTLLSVASAVRFPSSGTAAVLGHRLGRVDLRELRRHIGLVAAGGRLVDEALMEEESLTAHTVVLTGYTGSSVPLWDRYGPREHEKAHSLLADLGCKDLADRPFAVCSQGERGRVRIARALMADPAILMLDEPFTGLDLPAREDLITAIEDLANSRPALTTVLVTHHLEEVPATTTHALLVRDARVLAAGPVQEVLTGENLSRCYGRPLHLDRADGRWYVRAARRPR, translated from the coding sequence ATGAATCGGGAAAACGGCCGGGACGGCGGGTCGGGCGCGGCGGTGGAGATCGCCGGGATGACCGTGAAGGTCGTCGGGCGCACGCTTCTCGCCGAGGTGGACTGGCAGGTGGAGTACGGCGAGCACTGGGTCATCCTCGGCCCGAACGGCGCGGGAAAGACCACGCTGCTGTCGGTGGCCTCGGCCGTGCGTTTCCCCAGCTCCGGCACGGCGGCGGTGCTCGGACACCGGCTCGGGCGGGTGGACCTGCGCGAGCTGCGCCGCCACATCGGCCTGGTCGCGGCGGGCGGGCGGCTCGTCGACGAGGCCCTGATGGAGGAGGAGTCCCTGACGGCCCACACGGTCGTGCTCACCGGGTACACCGGCAGCAGCGTCCCCCTGTGGGACCGCTACGGGCCCCGGGAACACGAGAAGGCGCACTCCCTGCTCGCCGACCTCGGCTGCAAGGACCTGGCCGACCGGCCGTTCGCCGTGTGCTCCCAGGGCGAGCGGGGACGGGTGCGCATCGCCCGCGCGCTGATGGCCGACCCCGCGATCCTGATGCTCGACGAGCCCTTCACCGGCCTGGACCTGCCCGCCCGCGAGGACCTGATCACCGCGATCGAGGACCTGGCGAACAGCCGTCCCGCGCTGACCACGGTGCTGGTGACCCACCACCTGGAGGAGGTGCCCGCCACCACGACCCACGCCCTGCTGGTCCGCGACGCCCGCGTCCTGGCCGCGGGCCCGGTCCAGGAGGTCCTGACCGGCGAGAACCTCTCCCGGTGCTACGGGCGTCCTCTGCACCTGGACCGCGCCGACGGCCGCTGGTACGTGCGCGCGGCCCGCCGGCCGCGCTGA
- a CDS encoding serine/threonine-protein kinase encodes MARAAGVPDGVPPGVRPLTVGDPVIIGRCLLLGRLGAGGMGVVYLAEHPEGGLVALKTPHAVHLADPTLRARFTEEVEFSRRVVPFCTAAVLEHGVDRDRPFLVTEYIPGPSLSQVVAARGPLTPDLAYGVALGAAAALSAIHEAGFVHRDLKPGNILLSPRGPRVIDFGIARDLDAAVAHTQAGQVMGSPGWVAPERLTGGPAIPASDIFAWGCLVAYAATGHHPFGTGEADVVTRRILVERPRLSAVPKLLADPVAAALAKEPGQRPGAAALLAWLLEAGGVERAWDRRDAVDAVMEEIWAPVPYPAVRRGRANGPGDGDPGTTTGARAARRSAARRGHASHAGFAALATVSIAALTVVAAGAGRTTVEPRADRPGTAPAVVPIQGSRVPVEVPDPSVRVAVSGTASHGTEAPGSRPPQLTYVPSPAATRRSGPTGGPVDGGDPWETGAPSPRPEPERTTPPPPPPAGDPPCTNKRGKERPCKPTKEPRPTPTRTATKTPTKTPKPTVSISQIPEWGDGESPQPSPIPTSTESSTA; translated from the coding sequence ATGGCACGTGCAGCGGGCGTCCCCGACGGGGTGCCTCCAGGCGTCCGGCCGTTGACGGTGGGCGACCCGGTGATCATCGGGCGCTGCCTTCTGCTCGGCCGTCTCGGCGCCGGCGGAATGGGCGTGGTGTACCTCGCCGAGCACCCCGAGGGCGGCCTGGTCGCGCTCAAGACCCCGCACGCCGTCCACCTCGCCGACCCCACGCTGCGCGCCCGGTTCACCGAGGAGGTCGAGTTCTCCCGCCGCGTCGTCCCTTTCTGCACGGCGGCGGTGCTGGAGCACGGTGTGGACCGCGACCGCCCCTTCCTCGTCACCGAGTACATCCCCGGCCCGTCCCTGTCGCAGGTCGTCGCCGCGCGCGGCCCGCTGACCCCCGACCTCGCCTACGGCGTCGCGCTCGGCGCGGCGGCGGCGCTGTCCGCCATCCACGAGGCCGGGTTCGTCCACCGCGACCTGAAGCCGGGCAACATCCTGCTGTCCCCGCGGGGGCCGCGGGTCATCGACTTCGGCATCGCACGGGACCTGGACGCCGCCGTGGCCCACACCCAGGCCGGCCAGGTGATGGGCAGCCCCGGCTGGGTCGCCCCCGAGCGGCTGACCGGCGGCCCGGCCATCCCCGCCTCCGACATCTTCGCCTGGGGGTGCCTGGTCGCCTACGCCGCCACCGGCCACCACCCCTTCGGCACGGGCGAGGCCGACGTGGTCACCCGGCGCATCCTGGTCGAGCGCCCACGCCTGTCGGCGGTCCCCAAGCTCCTGGCCGACCCGGTGGCGGCCGCGCTGGCCAAGGAGCCCGGACAGCGGCCCGGCGCCGCCGCGCTGCTGGCATGGCTGCTGGAGGCCGGGGGAGTGGAGCGGGCCTGGGACCGCAGGGACGCCGTGGACGCCGTCATGGAGGAGATCTGGGCCCCCGTGCCGTACCCGGCCGTACGGCGCGGCCGGGCCAACGGCCCCGGGGACGGCGACCCGGGCACCACCACCGGCGCGCGGGCGGCCCGCCGTTCGGCCGCGCGGCGCGGGCACGCCTCGCACGCCGGGTTCGCGGCCCTGGCCACCGTGTCGATCGCGGCGCTGACCGTCGTCGCGGCCGGGGCCGGCCGGACCACCGTCGAACCCCGGGCGGACCGCCCCGGCACGGCCCCCGCGGTCGTCCCCATCCAGGGCAGCCGCGTGCCGGTGGAGGTGCCGGACCCCTCGGTGCGCGTGGCCGTCTCCGGGACGGCCTCGCACGGCACCGAGGCCCCCGGGTCCCGGCCGCCGCAGCTCACCTACGTGCCCTCCCCGGCGGCGACGCGGCGGTCCGGCCCCACCGGCGGCCCGGTGGACGGAGGGGACCCGTGGGAGACCGGGGCGCCCTCGCCGCGGCCCGAGCCCGAGCGCACCACTCCACCCCCGCCGCCGCCCGCCGGGGACCCGCCCTGCACGAACAAGCGCGGCAAGGAACGTCCGTGCAAGCCCACCAAGGAACCCCGCCCGACGCCGACCCGCACGGCCACCAAGACCCCCACCAAGACCCCGAAGCCCACGGTCAGCATCAGCCAGATCCCCGAGTGGGGCGACGGCGAGTCCCCGCAGCCGTCCCCGATCCCCACGAGCACGGAGTCCTCCACGGCCTGA
- a CDS encoding alpha/beta hydrolase: protein MEQEIDVDVHPVYPVSWRAGAFNGLLRGTTKPISAILLRHSVGMTVLARLAALGERLPLMAPPEVEIIKDSDLLRPTHITTRNPSEPPLVPTTDHAPERAPSEATSEAARSGAVRPAGEAGPPTIWDADAAEDPPESADGSGKRCAERFGCGGGSGDGGRDTGQAGEAVARARQRRGSACGSEWVRAGHDLDEHKVVLYFHGGAYFLCSPATHRPITWRLSAVARRPVFAFDYRQGPEHSLAESLSDALGAYDELLDRGYDARDVVLAGDSAGGHLTLAALLALRDRGAPLPAAAICLSPWADLSGARRSANRWADPILPAGRVDWLARRWTAGLDRRDPLVSPVYGDYSGLPPLMVVTGSTEVLRDEGRRVALQARRAGVKVTYEEWHRMPHAFPILADVLPEARLIFRHIERFLLAVSGTTPAESSSASWSAASATEVTCAAHADSPADPATLSALDVVPPPEPEPDSAAA from the coding sequence TACCCGGTGAGCTGGCGCGCCGGCGCCTTCAACGGCCTGCTGCGCGGCACCACCAAGCCCATCTCGGCGATCCTCCTGCGCCACAGCGTCGGGATGACCGTCCTCGCCCGCCTCGCCGCCCTCGGCGAGCGCCTCCCCCTCATGGCGCCCCCCGAAGTAGAGATCATCAAAGACTCCGACCTCCTCCGCCCCACCCACATCACCACCCGAAACCCCTCCGAACCGCCCCTCGTCCCCACGACGGACCACGCCCCAGAACGGGCGCCCAGCGAAGCCACCTCCGAAGCCGCCCGGTCCGGCGCGGTACGCCCCGCCGGAGAGGCCGGCCCTCCCACCATCTGGGACGCCGACGCCGCGGAAGACCCGCCGGAGTCCGCCGACGGGAGCGGGAAGCGGTGCGCCGAGAGATTCGGATGCGGTGGCGGGTCCGGGGATGGCGGCCGGGACACGGGGCAGGCCGGGGAAGCGGTCGCGCGGGCCCGGCAGCGGCGCGGGAGCGCGTGTGGGTCGGAGTGGGTGCGGGCCGGGCATGATCTGGACGAGCACAAGGTGGTGCTCTACTTCCACGGCGGGGCGTACTTCCTCTGCTCGCCGGCGACGCACCGCCCGATCACCTGGCGGCTGTCCGCCGTCGCCCGCCGTCCCGTCTTCGCCTTCGACTACCGCCAGGGCCCGGAGCACTCGCTCGCCGAGTCCCTGTCCGACGCCCTCGGCGCCTATGACGAGCTGCTCGACCGCGGGTACGACGCCCGCGACGTCGTGCTCGCCGGCGACTCGGCGGGCGGCCACCTGACCCTGGCCGCGCTGCTCGCCCTGCGCGACCGTGGCGCGCCCCTGCCCGCGGCGGCCATCTGCCTGTCGCCGTGGGCCGACCTGTCCGGCGCGCGGCGCAGCGCCAACCGGTGGGCCGACCCCATCCTGCCCGCCGGGCGGGTCGACTGGCTGGCCCGCAGGTGGACGGCCGGGCTGGACCGCCGCGACCCCCTGGTCTCCCCGGTGTACGGCGACTACTCCGGCCTGCCGCCGCTCATGGTCGTCACCGGTTCCACCGAGGTCCTGCGCGACGAGGGACGGCGCGTGGCCCTCCAGGCGCGGCGAGCCGGCGTGAAGGTCACCTACGAGGAGTGGCACCGCATGCCACACGCCTTCCCGATCCTCGCCGACGTCCTCCCCGAGGCCCGTCTCATCTTCCGCCACATCGAACGCTTCCTCCTCGCCGTCTCCGGCACCACCCCCGCCGAGTCCTCCTCCGCATCCTGGTCGGCCGCCTCCGCCACCGAGGTCACCTGCGCCGCGCACGCCGACTCCCCGGCTGATCCCGCCACGCTGTCCGCGTTGGACGTCGTCCCCCCACCGGAACCGGAGCCCGATTCCGCCGCCGCGTGA